The genomic region GGTGTTGAGGTACAGCGGGAATGCCACCCCCAGCGCGATCAGGTAGACCTTGGGCTCCTCGCCGATGCCGAACCAGATGATGAACAGCGGGATGAGCCCGAACAGCGGGATGGTGCGCAGCATCTGCAGCGGCGGGTCGACGGCGTACTCCCCGATCCGGCTCAGCCCGGCGATGATGCCGAACCCGATCCCGACCGACGCGCCGAGCAGGAACCCGATCAGCGCGCGCTGCCCGGACACCAGCAGCGCGTCGCCGAGCTGTCCGGACCGGTACACCTGCAGCCCGGCCTCCAGGATGACCGACGGCGCGGGCAGGATGCGCGCCGACAGCACTCCGGTCTGACTGGCGATCTGCCAGACCGCGAGCAGCACGACCGGCGCAACCGACCTCAAGAACCCCGGGCGCCGGTACCAGGGCAGTGACTTGGCTGGAAGCGGTTTCCGGGCAGCCTGAAGCGCTGGGTCCTCGGTAACCACTGGGACCTCGCTAACCATTGGACGCATGGTGCCGTCCCCGGGCCGCTCCGCCCAGGTTTGCAATCGCCGTGACTAGAAATATCGCCGTAACCCGACGCGACACGCCCGCCGGGACACGCCGCCCGCGTGCGCCCGGCGAGCCGCTTCGCGTACATTTTCATCCCGGCAGAAAGGAGGCCTCGGGTGCGGGCTGAAGCAGCGCCCAGCACCCAGGGTTTGCGGGGCTGGCAAAGAAGAGCGCTGGTCAAATACCTCGCCGAGAAGCCACGCGACTTCCTCGCCGTGGCCACTCCCGGCGCCGGTAAGACCACGTTCGCCCTGCGCCTGGCCAGCGAGCTGCTCGCCGACAACACCGTGCAGCAGGTCACGGTCGTCGTCCCGACCGAGCACCTCAAGACGCAGTGGGCGGCCGCCGCCGCGCGCATGGGCATCGCGCTGGACCCGAAGTTCTCCAACAGCAACTCCCACCACTCGTCGGAGTACCACGGCGTCGTCATCACCTACGCTCAGGTGGCCAGCCACCCGACCCGGCACCGGGTGCGCACCGAGAACTACCGCACGCTGGTCATCTTCG from Mycolicibacterium phlei harbors:
- a CDS encoding ABC transporter permease: MVSEVPVVTEDPALQAARKPLPAKSLPWYRRPGFLRSVAPVVLLAVWQIASQTGVLSARILPAPSVILEAGLQVYRSGQLGDALLVSGQRALIGFLLGASVGIGFGIIAGLSRIGEYAVDPPLQMLRTIPLFGLIPLFIIWFGIGEEPKVYLIALGVAFPLYLNTFAAIRHLDPKLVELGEVLGLSRGEQMRYLILPGALPQILVGMRQSLGIAWLSLIVAEQINANAGLGYIVNNAREFLRTDIVIFGLLVYGLLGLVTDAIVRWFEKWALRWRPGAVVR